TGGCGACCGCTACGATCTGCCGACGCTCTCCGACTATCTCGTCGAGATCAAGCGCCAGTATCCCGATAAAGAAGACGCCTCAGTTCTTCTCGAGCCCGACATCGAGTACGACCACCTGATTCAGGTGATGGATGTCGTGCGCACCGTCGAGCTGGAGGACAGCGAACACCCCGTCCGCGCGGAACTGTTCACGGCCATTTCCATAGGAGACGCACCGTGAAGAGCTCACGACGCCTCAGACGGATGAAGCGCAACAAGCGCGGCCTGCCGAAGTTGAACCTGACTTCATTGATGGACGTTTTCACGGTCCTCGTGTTCTTCCTGATGATCAACTCAGCGTCCGTCGAGACACTGCAACAACCAAAGCAGATCACCCTGCCGGAGTCGATCGTCGATGCCAAGCCGCGAGAGACGGTGGTGATCTTCGTCGGCACCGAGACCGTCTTGGTGCAGGGAGATCCCGTCGCGCTCGTCGCCGAAATCGATTCGGACACCGGTGCCGGCGTCGAGCCGATCCGTGCCCGACTTGCGGAACTGAGCGAGAGCGTGAT
This region of Acidobacteriota bacterium genomic DNA includes:
- a CDS encoding biopolymer transporter ExbD — translated: MKSSRRLRRMKRNKRGLPKLNLTSLMDVFTVLVFFLMINSASVETLQQPKQITLPESIVDAKPRETVVIFVGTETVLVQGDPVALVAEIDSDTGAGVEPIRARLAELSESVIGLSTRAVAESQEVTVLADRTIPFRVLKKIMATCTAEGYTRVSLAVTQKSEEPPTGPSDQV